The following proteins are encoded in a genomic region of Dyadobacter sp. UC 10:
- a CDS encoding ThuA domain-containing protein, with translation MMLIKKILCLVVVFVSLENISLAQKSPLRVLIVDGQNNHEQWPKITAMMKYDLEQTKKFKVDIQRTRYTWQGDKWVAQYPVKGGPETQAFKEPRMDSAFHPKFSNYDVVICNFGWNAAPWSAAAQQDFEKFMKNGGGLVVIHAANNSFPKWPAYNQMIGLGGWGDRTEKDGPYVYYDQNNKLIRDTQPGKAGSHGAQAEFVITVRDPKHPITNGMPEKWLHSKDELYDRLRGPAENMQVLATAFSPKSNNGTDRNEPMLMTIQYGKGRIFHMALGHADYSVECAGFITCLLRGTQWAATGKVDIPIPKDFPTETQVSQRKFEQ, from the coding sequence ATGATGTTAATCAAAAAAATCCTTTGTCTGGTAGTCGTTTTCGTAAGTCTGGAAAATATTTCCCTCGCTCAGAAATCACCGCTCCGGGTGCTGATCGTCGACGGCCAGAACAATCACGAGCAGTGGCCGAAAATCACGGCTATGATGAAATACGATCTGGAACAGACTAAAAAATTTAAGGTAGATATCCAGCGTACCCGCTACACCTGGCAAGGCGATAAATGGGTAGCGCAGTACCCGGTAAAAGGTGGCCCTGAAACCCAGGCATTTAAAGAGCCCAGAATGGATTCCGCATTTCACCCCAAGTTTTCAAACTACGATGTGGTGATCTGTAATTTTGGCTGGAATGCTGCGCCCTGGTCGGCGGCGGCACAGCAGGATTTTGAAAAGTTCATGAAAAACGGCGGCGGACTTGTCGTAATCCATGCTGCTAATAATTCCTTCCCGAAATGGCCCGCTTATAATCAGATGATCGGGCTGGGCGGTTGGGGAGATCGCACTGAAAAAGACGGTCCCTATGTTTATTATGACCAAAACAATAAGCTGATCCGCGATACCCAACCGGGAAAAGCAGGCTCACACGGCGCGCAGGCTGAATTTGTAATTACAGTAAGAGATCCGAAACACCCGATCACGAACGGAATGCCGGAAAAATGGCTGCACAGCAAAGATGAGCTGTACGATCGCCTTCGCGGGCCAGCTGAAAACATGCAGGTACTTGCCACTGCATTTTCTCCGAAAAGCAATAACGGCACCGACCGCAATGAGCCGATGCTGATGACAATCCAATACGGAAAAGGCCGGATTTTCCATATGGCACTGGGCCACGCAGATTATTCGGTGGAATGCGCCGGATTTATCACTTGTCTGCTGCGCGGCACGCAATGGGCGGCTACCGGCAAGGTCGACATTCCTATACCGAAGGATTTCCCGACTGAAACTCAGGTAAGTCAGCGAAAGTTCGAGCAATAG